A genomic stretch from Taeniopygia guttata chromosome 9, bTaeGut7.mat, whole genome shotgun sequence includes:
- the SLITRK3 gene encoding SLIT and NTRK-like protein 3: protein MMKPSTAETLHKGRMLWIILLSTIALAWTTPIPLIEDSEELDEPCFDPCYCEVKESLFHIHCDNKGFINISQITESWSRPFKLYLQRNSMRKLYTNSFLHLNNAVSINLGNNALQDIQTGAFNGLRVLKRLYLHENKLDIFRNDTFLGLESLEYLQADYNVIKRIESGAFRNLSKLRVLILNDNLIPMLPTNLFKSVSLTHLDLRGNRLKVLSYRGMLDHIGRSLMEIQLEENPWNCTCEIVQLKSWLERIPYTALVGDITCETPFHFHGKDLREIKRSKLCPMLSDSEVEASLGIPQLSSSKENAWPTKPSSMLSSFHFTASSVEYKTSNKQPKPTKQPRAPRPPPTPRGLYPGPNQPPVAAYQTRPPIPIICPTGCSCSLHINDLGLTVNCKERGFHNISELLPRPLNAKKLYLSGNLIQKIYRSDFWNFSSLDLLHLGNNRISYVQDGAFINLPNLKSLYLNGNDIERLTPGMFRGLQSLHYLYFEYNLIREIQPAAFSLMPNLKLLFLNDNLLRTLPTDAFAGTSLARLNLRNNHFLALPVAGVLEHLHAIVQIDLKLNPWDCTCELVPLKQWLEALSSVSVVGEVLCASPEPLARRDLRSLELAALCPAALRPAAAAAAASPPAAAAPPPPAATGAAAYELPPGAAAAAAVPLSVLILSLLVLFFSAVLVAAGLFAFVLRRRRRKMPFRGPRAEAADMGAVPLRCPRLFPEGGGGGGGGGGGGGPGERSPEKAPPAGHVYDYIPHPVTQMCNNPIYKPREEEEAAGGGGGEAAELLRGGGERGFAHPAAPAAAPEPVSSYRTLLEKEQEWSLAVSSSQLNTIVAVHPQHPAGGGLAAGALGAAAAAAGGAPRDRDRPPPCAVGFVDCLYGTVPKLKELHVHPPGMQYPDLQQDARLKETLLFAAGKGFPDHQTPTSEYLELRAKLQTKPDYLEVLEKTTYRF, encoded by the coding sequence ATGATGAAACCTTCCACGGCAGAGACGCTTCATAAAGGAAGGATGTTGTGGATAATTCTCCTAAGCACAATTGCCCTAGCATGGACTACACCTATTCCCTTGATAGAGGACTCGGAGGAACTGGATGAGCCTTGCTTTGATCCATGCTACTGTGAAGTGAAGGAAAGCCTTTTCCATATACATTGTGACAACAAGGGATTTATAAATATTAGTCAGATAACAGAGTCGTGGTCGAGACCTTTTAAACTTTACCTGCAGAGGaattccatgaggaaattgTACACCAACAGTTTTCTTCACTTGAACAATGCTGTATCTATTAACCTTGGGAACAATGCACTGCAGGACATTCAGACGGGGGCTTTTAACGGGCTCCGAGTTCTGAAGAGGTTGTATTTGCACGAAAACAAATTGGACATTTTCAGGAACGACACTTTCCTGGGTTTGGAAAGTCTGGAATATCTGCAGGCAGATTACAATGTCATTAAACGGATTGAAAGCGGGGCATTTCGAAACCTAAGTAAATTGAGGGTCCTTATCCTAAATGACAATCTTATCCCCATGCTTCCCACCAATTTATTTAAGTCTGTGTCCTTAACCCACTTGGACTTGCGGGGGAACCGCCTCAAAGTCCTTTCGTACCGCGGGATGTTGGACCACATTGGCAGGAGCCTGATGGAGATCCAGCTGGAGGAGAACCCGTGGAACTGTACGTGCGAGATCGTGCAGCTCAAGAGCTGGCTGGAGCGCATCCCCTACACCGCTCTGGTGGGGGACATCACCTGCGAGACCCCTTTCCACTTCCACGGGAAGGACCTGCGGGAAATCAAGAGAAGCAAGCTCTGCCCCATGCTGTCCGACTCCGAGGTGGAAGCCAGCCTGGGCATCCCTCAGCTGTCCTCCAGCAAGGAGAACGCGTGGCCTACGAAGCCTTCCTCCATGCTGTCCTCCTTCCATTTCACCGCTTCCTCTGTTGAGTACAAAACGTCCAACAAGCAGCCCAAGCCCACCAAGCAGCCCAGGGCGCCCCGGCCTCCCCCGACCCCCCGTGGCCTGTACCCCGGGCCCAACCAACCGCCCGTGGCTGCCTACCAGACCCGGCCCCCCATCCCCATCATCTGCCCCACCGGCTGCTCTTGCAGTTTGCACATCAACGACCTGGGCCTGACGGTCAACTGCAAGGAGCGGGGATTCCACAACATCTCCgagctcctgcccaggcccttGAACGCCAAGAAGCTGTACCTGAGCGGGAATTTGATCCAGAAAATCTACCGCTCCGATTTCtggaatttttcttccttggatCTCTTACACCTGGGGAACAACCGGATCTCCTACGTGCAGGACGGGGCGTTCATCAACCTGCCGAACCTCAAGAGCCTGTACCTGAACGGGAACGACATCGAGCGGCTCACCCCGGGCATGTTCCGGGGCCTGCAGAGTTTGCATTACCTGTACTTCGAGTACAACCTGATCAGGGAAATCCAGCCGGCGGCCTTCAGCCTCATGCCCAACCTGAAGCTCCTCTTCCTCAACGACAACCTGCTCCGCACGCTGCCCACCGACGCCTTCGCCGGCACCTCCCTGGCGCGCCTCAACCTGCGCAACAACCACTTCTTGGCGCTGCCGGTGGCCGGGGTGCTGGAGCACCTGCACGCCATCGTGCAGATCGACCTGAAGCTCAACCCCTGGGACTGCACCTGCGAGCTGGTGCCGCTGAAGCAGTGGCTGGAGGCGCTCAGCTCCGTCAGCGTGGTGGGCGAGGTGCTGTGCGCCAGCCCCGAGCCGCTGGCCCGCCGCGACCTGCGCTCGCTGGAGCTGGCCGCGCTGTGCCCCGCCGCCCtgcgccccgccgccgccgccgccgccgcctcgccccccgccgccgccgcccctccgccgcccgccgccaCCGGCGCGGCCGCCTACGAGCTGCCCCCGGGGgccgccgcggccgcggccGTGCCGCTCTCCGTGCTCATCCTCAGCCTCCTCGTCCTCTTCTTCTCCGCCGTGCTGGTGGCCGCCGGGCTGTTCGCCTTCGTGCTGCGCCGCCGCCGGAGGAAGATGCCGTTCCGCGGCCCGCGGGCGGAGGCGGCGGACATGGGCGCGGTGCCGCTGCGCTGCCCGCGCCTCTTCCccgagggcggcggcggcggaggaggaggaggaggaggggggggaCCCGGGGAGCGGTCCCCGGAGAAGGCGCCCCCGGCGGGCCACGTCTACGACTACATCCCGCACCCGGTGACCCAGATGTGCAACAACCCCATCTACAAGCCGCGGGAGGAAGAAGaagcggcgggcggcggcggcggcgaggcGGCCGAGCTGCTgcggggcggcggcgagcgCGGCTTCGCCCAtcccgcagcccccgccgccgcgccggAGCCGGTCAGCAGCTACCGCACCTtgctggagaaggagcaggagtGGAGCCTGGCCGTGTCCAGCTCGCAGCTCAACACCATCGTGGCCgtgcacccccagcaccccgcGGGCGGAGGGCTGGCGGCGGGCGCGctcggggcggcggcggcggcggcggggggagccCCGCGGGACCGCGACCGCCCGCCGCCCTGCGCCGTGGGCTTCGTGGACTGCCTGTACGGCACCGTGCCCAAGCTGAAGGAACTGCACGTCCACCCCCCCGGCATGCAATACCCGGACCTGCAGCAGGACGCCAGGCTGAAGGAGACCCTGCTCTTCGCGGCCGGCAAGGGCTTCCCGGACCACCAAACCCCCACAAGCGAATACCTCGAGTTAAGGGCCAAACTCCAAACCAAGCCGGATTACCTCGAAGTCCTGGAGAAGACCACGTACCGGTTCTGa